From the Gouania willdenowi chromosome 19, fGouWil2.1, whole genome shotgun sequence genome, one window contains:
- the heatr1 gene encoding HEAT repeat-containing protein 1: MSSLALQLKRLALPQSTSHLCRDNASLLFDPKDAATMARSTFYDIGCTGLEELLGIEPLFLEFQDTLFSQSSLTLERSVHSKEVNDKLDAGIRLFLSRLCPYFLLKPAQKCLEWLIHRFHIQLYNTDSLMACALPYHDTKVFVRVLQLLNIKDTSSRWNWLYPLQKPGVPLSRGALITHCYSDLSFMDFLCSSVTHSVEAYSGVWGSCSQLRVVFSFYASTLVSALDAVDRVSDALVSKLLPYIQRGLNSSLMDYRAASYMLVCQLAVKVVLEAMLVDVLICQVSKSLLKEPVLVQEGLGCLTVLLQSQEGVVGPRAVPILCSVPTLASTLRDMASVHDVSPVLRYLLPYLVHHQFTTDPGETPSEQVNTLHAILELVPLNKDLDQDTGRWFLDQYLAQSEPSEETLSVLDEHLRPLIRLLESRYCGALDRVLQGHVTGGSAQRRRLFHRFLCLTTSSGKHQILGDSDTSLLLSLNHPQPSVRLSAVQHLNDLVTSAQQHSLDGAFLKDAVLQRVKDEEPAVVNAAISALQTLLDTLDPEDVMMCLLTLLHKADVPNNDRWLPALTEAVHLLSDPRLGNADAELEQKAFWKLLPFLVVTSVRPNVSVCVARCSVIARHPLTWKWAEELELLMKTSDEPDFIGSVNERLVVRLTENLKEMDLFSRRHAMENLALLVEEQRSSALRQRAAFLVLSHTLALGLRQLSSTHHLMSAQRLYALMERPLMELGGVEHHTGQVCVGSASFPEALTLYLSRCDDGHFSSVLMFLLRDFISALSCDHAPFKGEQWWNLEKMDSNSCCYLVLLSRLFSVLMVHSQGPTANHSRDLMKLLVQVHLPDAPTLIRLLCVLWGWDGYHGDHQELKVDAVLQTRALIVGRELLNAQTCETLTELINNTPVFPCLLCCLSSSVRDVRRAGLHVLQSLSGASSSPFQPITERLLRNQEEIEADPSYLSTALGALHAEPHRKAQASLQQLLKSVVNPSCPSYTATALLETLRHVSGQDVLAAVLPLLDVLLQLGSLDSPASLPSEARLLRLVLRKFDDASAPLLKEQSCLELFLRAVKTQSSQLTALEQITKAFFSALGDEKVQQQLLTVLFDLLKESRDPLLSNTVSSVFKRISVDGRLVANELAPPEKSKVCATVQQTRRSRLTQRKAQEEAAPDGGAVPWRRVTLILELLQHKKKLQNIQTLVPVLFTLLQRSMEPCSDDLTNMEYTKQLLLGGLFNICQRLSAEGRAIAADILDEEKFSVELVVQCVRTSDVPQTHHHALLLLGAVAAIFPDKVLHNIMPIFTFMGANILRLDDAYSFRVIERTLQTVVPALIEAQQRADGSSPDHVVAVVTRIMHVFADALPHVPVHRRLPVLTQLVTTLGPERFLWVLMLLLFKLHALQSTGSASEKDAALEADVDFWVSLCAHFDVGDILHTLVHFLSFLLHLPEDKDNAPPQRPPGRRAVRKEEESAEELIFSVETHTDKELRHFKFLCVSFMASLLGSAHFIEKVADANDLELQPLQQRLLEEILRFIHRVAHCVDDNAAKLTAKFWRVLLNKAYDVLDKVNALLPSDSFIAVSRGLMGNELPSVRRKAMELLNNRLHHRTQWEEQQVTVLLQLADDLLGIVGKCHGEVTEEGAEPAINRQTALYSLKLLCRRFGSAHQEAFVPVLQRAVVIVESDDDKNVTGSALLCVAEVVGALKALAIPQLPRLMPALLHTLADRKELLTNEIYLLSTVTALQRITETLPHFISPYLQDTTSQVCRLSRLLESSSSSSSSSSSQLRLSLASLRSSLASQLPPRVLLPTVSRTYSRLVPEGRDQVGALMSILKEHIGHMDKEQLSFHQSELTSLFLTALDFRAQHGQADLEEAGLVEGEIIDCLVVMVMKLSEVTFRPLFFKLCDWSKSSSSDRLLTFFRLCDVVSDRLRGIFSLFAGNLIKPLVDVLNRTNTSQSEECGGGVLFDGDEDKLCLLLRFVLDCMQKLFLHDTHHFLNRERADALLSPLVDQLENRVGGEVSYRQRVTQHLVPCVAQFSAAAANDTLWKNLNYQILLKTRSSDSQVRFSSLLVLLGVVAKLKENYVVLLPETVPFLAELMEDECEEVEQQVQKVIQEMEKILGEPLQSYF, translated from the exons ATGTCGTCGTTGGCGCTGCAGTTGAAGCGTCTCGCCCTCCCTCAGAGCACCTCCCACCTTTGCCGTGATAATGCCTCGCTGCTCTTTGACCCCAAAGATGCCGCGACGATGGCCCGCTCCACCTTCTACGACATCG GCTGCACGGGATTGGAGGAGCTGTTGGGCATCGAACCGTTGTTCCTGGAGTTTCAGGACACGCTGTTCAGCCAATCATCACTCACCCTGGAGCGCAGCGTCCATTCGAAAGAGGTCAACGACAAGCTGGACGCGGGAATTAGGCTCTTCCTGTCCCGCCTTTGTCCCTACTTCCTGTTAAAGCCGGCGCAGAAGTGCTTAGAGTGGCTGATCCAtcg ttttcaCATCCAGCTGTATAACACTGACAGTCTGATGGCGTGCGCTCTTCCCTATCACGACACAAAAGTCTTCGTCAGAGTCCTTCAGCTGCTCAACATCAAAGACACCTCCAGTCGCTGGAACTGGCTGTACCCACTGCAG AAACCCGGCGTGCCGCTGTCCCGAGGCGCTCTGATCACTCACTGTTACTCTGACCTGAGCTTCATGGACTTCCTGTGCTCGTCTGTGACTCACTCAGTGGag GCGTACTCAGGGGTCTGGGGGAGCTGCTCTCAGCTCAGAGTGGTCTTCTCCTTCTATGCCTCCACCCTGGTCTCCGCCCTGGATGCCGTAGATCGAGTGTCGGATGCTCTTGTGTCCAAACTGCTGCCGTACATCCAGCGG GGCCTGAATTCATCTCTGATGGACTACAGGGCCGCCTCCTACATGCTGGTGTGTCAGCTGGCGGTGAAGGTGGTCCTAGAGGCCATGCTCGTGGACGTTCTGATCTGCCAGGTGAGCAAGTCCTTGCTCAAGGAGCCGGTTCTGGTCCAGGAAGGGCTGGGCTGCCTCACCGTGCTGCTGCAGAGCCAGGAGGGGGTGGTCGGGCCCCGTGCGGTGCCCATTCTCTGTTCTGTGCCTACGCTGGCCTCCACCCTGAGGGATATGGCGTCCGTCCACGATGTGAGCCCTGTGCTGCGGTACCTGCTGCCTTACCTGGTCCATCACCAGTTCACCACTGACCCAG gtgAGACACCGTCAGAACAGGTCAACACGCTGCACGCCATCCTGGAGCTCGTTCCTCTGAACAAAGACTTGGACCAGGACACGGGCCG GTGGTTCCTGGACCAGTACCTGGCTCAGTCGGAGCCTTCAGAGGAGACCCTGTCTGTGCTGGATGAGCATCTGCGGCCCCTGATCCGCCTCCTGGAGTCCAG GTACTGCGGCGCTCTGGACCGTGTTCTCCAGGGTCACGTGACAGGCGGCAGCGCCCAGCGGAGACGACTATTCCACCGTTTCCTGTGTTTGACCACGAGCAGTGGGAAGCACCAG ATTCTCGGGGACTCGGACACGTCTCTGCTGCTCAGCCTGAATCACCCCCAGCCCTCCGTGCGTTTGTCTGCCGTGCAGCACCTCAACGATCTTGTGACATCCGCACAG CAGCACAGTCTGGACGGGGCATTCCTAAAGGACGCCGTCCTGCAGCGTGTGAAGGACGAAGAGCCGGCGGTGGTGAACGCCGCCATCAGCGCGCTGCAG ACGCTGTTGGACACGTTGGACCCTGAAGACGTCATGATGTGTTTACTGACCCTGCTGCATAAAGCTGACGTGCCAAATAACGACCGCTG GCTACCCGCGCTGACGGAGGCAGTGCATTTACTGTCCGACCCTCGGTTGGGAAACGCAGACGCTGAGCTGGAGCAGAAGGCGTTTTGGAAGCTGCTGCCGTTCCTGGTCGTCACTTCAGTGCGTCCGAATGTGTCCGTGTGCGTTGCTCGCTGCTCCGTCATTGCCCGACACCCCCTCACCTGGAAGTGGGCGGAGG AGCTGGAGCTGTTGATGAAGACGAGCGATGAGCCCGACTTCATCGGCTCAGTGAACGAACGTCTCGTGGTCAGACTGACGGAGAACCTGAAAGAAATGGATCTGTTCAGCCGCCGCCACGCT ATGGAGAACCTGGCGCTGTTGGTGGAGGAACAGAGAAGCTCCGCCCTCCGACAGCGAGCGGCTTTCCTAGTTCTGAGTCACACTTTGGCGCTGGGCCTCCGTCAGCTAAGCTCCACCCACCACCTGATGAGTGCTCAGAGGCTCTACGCCCTGATGGAGCGCCCCCTGATGGAGCTGGGAGGGGTGGAGCACCACACGGGGCAG GTGTGCGTAGGCTCCGCCTCCTTCCCAGAGGCTCTGACCCTGTATCTGAGCAGATGTGATGATGGACACTTTTCCTCCGTCCTGATGTTTCTACTCAGAGACTTTATCTCTGCCCTCAGCTGTGACCACGCCCCCTTCAAAG gtgagcAGTGGTGGAACCTGGAGAAGATGGACTCTAACTCCTGCTGTTATCTGGTTCTGCTGAGTCGTCTGTTCTCTGTGTTGATGGTTCACTCTCAGGGACcgacagccaatcacagcagagatctGATGAAGTTGCTGGTTCAG GTTCACCTCCCAGACGCTCCGACCCTCATCAGGTTACTGTGTGTGCTGTGGGGGTGGGACGGGTACCATGGAGACCACCAGGAGCTGAAGGTGGATGCCGTCCTTCAGACCCGAGCGCTGATCGTCGGACGAGAGTTGCTGAATGCGCAAACATGCGAAACTTTGACCGAGCTGATAAACAACACACCAG tgtttcCATGTCTGTTATGTTGTCTCTCATCTTCTGTTCGGGACGTCCGGAGGGCGGGGCTTCACGTTTTGCAGAGCCTATCAGGAGCCAGCTCTTCCCCCTtccagccaatcacagagcgGCTCCTGAGGAACCAGGAGGAGATCGAGGCCGACCCGTCATACCTGAGCACG GCCCTCGGAGCGCTCCACGCCGAGCCGCACAGGAAGGCGCAGGCATCGCTGCAGCAGCTGCTAAAGAGTGTGGTTAATCCATCCTGCCCGTCGTACACCGCCACCGCCCTACTGGAGACGCTGAGACACGTCAGCGGTCAG GACGTCCTGGCTGCTGTCCTCCCGCTGCTGGATGTGCTGCTGCAGCTCGGCTCACTGGACTCTCCGGCGTCACTACCGTCCGAGGCTCGGCTGCTGCGCCTCGTGTTGAGGAAGTTTGATGATGCGTCTGCGCCGCTGCTGAAGGAGCAAAGCTGCCTGGAGCTTTTCCTCCGAGCGGTGAAAACCCAGAGCAGTCAGCTGACGGCGTTAGAGCAG ATCACCAAAGCCTTCTTCTCAGCGCTGGGAGACGAGAaggtgcagcagcagcttttGACGGTGCTTTTTGACCTGCTGAAGGAGAGCCGCGACCCGCTGTTGTCCAACACTGTCAGCAGCGTCTTTAAACGG ATTTCTGTTGACGGTCGGCTGGTAGCCAATGAGCTCGCTCCCCCAGAGAAGAGCAAAGTCTGTGCCACGGTGCAGCAGACGCGCCGCAGCCGTCTTACTCAGAG GAAAGCACAGGAGGAAGCGGCTCCAGATGGGGGCGCTGTTCCCTGGCGCAGAGTCACTCTGATCCTGGAGCTGCTGCAGCACAAGAAGAAACTGCAGAACATCCAGACGCTGGTTCCGGTTCTGTTCACACTGTTACAACG gAGTATGGAGCCCTGCTCTGATGACCTCACCAACATGGAGTACACCAAACAGCTTCTTCTTGGCGGTTTGTTCAACATCTGTCAGCGATTGTCGGCTGAGGGCAGAGCTATAGCTGCAG acATCTTGGATGAGGAGAAGTTCAGCGTGGAACTGGTTGTTCAGTGCGTTCGAACGTCCGACGTCCCTCAAACGCATCACCACGCCCTGCTGCTGCTCGGAGCTGTCGCCGCCATTTTCCCT GACAAAGTTCTCCACAACATCATGCCCATCTTCACCTTCATGGGAGCAAACATCCTGCGGCTGGACGACGCATACAGCTTCAGGGTCATCGAGCGCACGCTGCAGACGGTCGTACCGGCTCTAATTGAG GCCCAGCAGCGCGCTGATGGCAGCTCTCCAGATCACGTAGTCGCCGTGGTGACGAGGATCATGCACGTGTTTGCCGACGCGCTGCCCCACGTGCCCGTTCACCGTCGGCTGCCCGTTCTCACGCAGCTCGTGACCACGCTGGGCCCTGAACGCTTCCTCTGGGTCTTAATGCTCCTCCTATTTAAGCTGCACGCCCTGCAGAGCACAGGCTCCGCCTCCGAGAAG GACGCCGCCTTGGAGGCCGACGTGGACTTCTGGGTTTCTCTGTGCGCTCACTTCGATGTGGGTGACATCCTCCACACACTGGTGCACTTCCTGTCGTTCCTGCTGCATCTTCCTGAAGACAAAGATAACG CTCCACCGCAGCGTCCTCCAGGACGGAGAGCGGTGAGAAAGGAGGAGGAGTCAGCAGAGGAGCTGATCTTCAGCGTGGAGACTCACACGGACAAAGAGCTGCGACACTTTAAGTTCCTCTGCGTGTCCTTCATGGCATCGCTGCTTGGCTCCGCCCACTTCATCGAGAAG gtggCGGACGCCAACGACTTGGAGCTGCAGCCACTGCAGCAGAG gCTGTTGGAGGAAATCCTGCGCTTTATCCACCGCGTCGCTCACTGCGTCGACGACAACGCCGCCAAACTCACCGCCAAGTTCTGGAGAGTTCTGTTGAATAAAGCGTACGACGTGCTGGACAAG GTGAACGCTCTGCTGCCCTCAGACTCCTTTATTGCCGTCAGCAGAGGGCTGATGGGAAACGAGCTGCCGTCGGTGAGGAGGAAGGCCATGGAGCTGCTGAACAACCGCCTGCATCACAGGACGCAGTGGGAGGAGCAACAG GTGACGGTCCTCCTGCAGCTGGCAGACGACCTGCTCGGCATCGTGGGTAAATGCCACGGCGAAGTCActgaagagggggcggagccGGCCATCAACAGGCAGACGGCGCTCTACAGCCTAAAGTTGCTGTGCCGCCGCtttggctccgcccaccaggAGGCATTCGTCCCGGTGCTGCAACGAGCCGTGGTCATCGTGGAGTCGGACGACGACAAGAACGTGACAGGAAGTGCTTTACTCTGCGTTGCCGAGGTGGTTGGCGCGCTGAAGGCGCTCGCCATCCCTCAGTTACCACG GCTGATGCCAGCCCTGCTGCACACGCTCGCCGACAGGAAGGAGCTCCTGACCAATGAGATTTACTTGCTGAGCACTGTCACCGCCCTGCAGCGAATCACAGAGACTCTGCCTCATTTTATCAGCCCCTACCTGCAGGAcaccacctcacag GTGTGTCGTCTCTCTCGACTGCTGgagtcttcctcctcctcctcctcctcctcctcctcacagcTCCGCCTTTCTCTGGCCTCCCTGAGGAGCTCTCTGGCATCCCAGCTGCCTCCCAGGGTCCTACTGCCCACCGTCAGCCGGACCTACAGCCGCCTGGTGCCTGAAGGCAGG GACCAGGTGGGAGCGCTGATGAGCATCCTCAAAGAACACATTGGTCACATGGACAAAGAGCAGCTGAGTTTCCACCAATCAGAGCTCACTTCTCTCTTTCTCACGGCGCTGGACTTCAGAGCTCAGCACGGAcag GCTGACctggaggaggcggggcttgTGGAGGGCGAAATCATTGATTGTCTGGTTGTCATGGTGATGAAACTGTCCGAGGTCACGTTCAGGCCACTTTTCTTCAAg ctcTGTGATTGGAGTAAATCCAGCTCCTCCGATCGTCTCCTGACCTTCTTCAGACTCTGTGACGTAGTGTCTGATCGTCTGCGAGGAATCTTCTCACTGTTTGCAGGAAATCTCATCAAACCTTTGGTGGACGTTCTAAACAGAACCAACACGTCTCAGTCAG AGGAGTGCGGCGGTGGCGTCCTGTTTGACGGCGACGAGGACAAATTGTGTCTCCTGCTACGGTTCGTGCTGGATTGTATGCAGAAGCTCTTCCTGCACGACACTCATCACTTCCTGAACCGAGAGCGAGCCGACGCCCTGCTGAGTCCTCTGGTCGACCAG ttggAGAACAGAGTGGGGGGTGAGGTTTCTTATCGTCAGCGTGTTACGCAACATCTGGTTCCGTGTGTCGCTCAGTTCTCGGCGGCGGCAGCCAACGACACACTGTGGAAGAATCTCAACTATCAAATCCTGCTGAAGACTCGCAGCTCCGACTCACAG gTGCGTTTCTCCTCTCTGCTGGTTCTACTGGGAGTGGTGGCCAAGCTGAAGGAAAACTATGTGGTTCTGCTGCCGGAAACTGTCCCGTTCCTCGCAGAGCTGATGGAGG ATGAGTGTGAGGAAGTGGAGCAGCAGGTTCAGAAAGTCATTCAGGAGATGGAGAAGATCCTCGGAGAACCTTTGCAGAGCTacttctaa
- the arg1 gene encoding arginase-1 codes for MRPLLQVGVSVTRSLHQHHLPRSVGIIGAPFNKGQPRGGVEGGPDHIRAAGLLRRLQEQGCAVKDYGNLSFEDVVQDEPIGCLKGVRSVGGANQRLSEAVQEVKRDGHTSVMLGGDHSLAIGSIHGHFAAVGNLSVVWVDAHADINTALTTSTGNFHGQPMSYLLHELRTYVPALPNFSWVKPCLSAKDLIYIGLRDVDPAESFILKSLGIKVFSMSEVDRLGVAKVMEESCDYLWSRGRKPVHLSFDVDAIDPSVTPATGTPVVGGLTYREGLYINETLCETGRLSAVDLVEVNPLQGRTEDEVRSTVNTAVDLLLACFGRLREGNATRDYQLPIP; via the exons ATGAGGCCTCTGCTGCAGGTCGGTGTGTCTGTTACTCGGAGCCTTCATCAACATCATCTTCCTCGCTCTGTGGGAATAATCGGAGCTCCTTTTAATAAGGGACAG ccCAGGGGTGGAGTGGAGGGGGGGCCAGACCACATCAGAGCGGCCGGACTACTGAGGAGACTCCAGGAACAAG GATGTGCAGTGAAGGATTATGGGAACCTAAGTTTTGAGGATGTGGTGCAGGATGAACCTATTGGCTGCCTGAAGGGTGTGAGGTCGGTGGGCGGAGCCAACCAGAGGTTGTCAGAGGCCGTACAGGAAGTGAAGAGGGACGGACACACAAGTGTGATGCTGGGAGGAGACCACAg CCTTGCTATCGGTTCTATCCATGGCCACTTCGCTGCAGTAGGAAATCTCAGTGTTGTTTGGGTCGACGCTCACGCTGACATCAACACTGCTTTGACAACGAGCACCGGCAACTTCCACGGGCAGCCTATGTCTTACCTGCTGCATGAGCTGCGCACCTAC GTTCCCGCCCTTCCAAACTTCTCCTGGGTTAAACCGTGTCTTTCAGCAAAAGATCTGATTTACATCGGACTGAGGGACGTGGACCCAGCTGAGAG CTTCATCCTGAAGTCTTTGGGGATAAAAGTGTTTTCCATGTCGGAGGTGGATCGACTGGGTGTGGCCAAAGTGATGGAAGAGTCATGCGACTACCTGTGGTCCAG AGGGAGAAAACCAGTTCACCTGAGCTTCGATGTGGACGCCATTGACCCCTCGGTTACCCCGGCAACAGGGACGCCTGTAGTGGGGGGGCTGACCTACAGGGAGGGGCTTTATATCAACGAGACGCTGTGTGAGACAG GCCGCCTGTCTGCGGTGGACTTGGTGGAGGTGAACCCTCTCCAAGGTCGGACAGAGGACGAAGTCCGATCCACGGTCAACACCGCCGTCGATCTGCTGCTGGCGTGTTTCGGGCGCCTTCGAGAAGGAAACGCAACACGGGATTATCAGCTGCCCATACC